tttacaaacaacaacacagacgtGCCTCTTTAAGGTGGAGCTTCCACATTTTGATCAATCCGTCATTGGAAGCCGTCACCAACACGCAGTAATCCTCCATCATAAAACTGTCGACTGCTTTCACCCTGACGTCACAACAAGGAGAGTTGGTGTAAGTTTTTAAACGTTagacatcaaattaaaaatacattttacaaaaaaacttTCAGACATCAACTTTCAGAGATGGACCTATGAAATAGATCAATTAAATGTAATTACCTGGTTTCATGAGCCTTGAACTCACACAcgcatttcagtttttccaaTTCACACAACCTCACGATCTCATCATCTCCTGCGACGGCCAGGAGGGagttctgaaaaacaaacaatacaacatCCATGTTATCTTACATGTGGTATATTGTTAATCTACAATACCAGGCATCGTAAAACAATCATCACAACTGTGACTCTCTCTATATCACTAAGAGAAGCCACAGTTTGTGTAAGTATTCAGAGTAAGTCACAGAACTTACATTTAAGAACTTAACAGACGAGATTCTTTTGGGGTTGGTGATTGTTCCCGTCACAGACGCCGTCTCCAGGTCGTAGATGTTCACCTCGTCATCTACAACCACCACATATTTATCTCCATCTGGAGACCACCTGACAATGTGTGCAACTGTTAAAAgtgaacagagaaaacaaatgagtcCAGGATCAATTCAAACATACAAATATCTCAGTTCATACTCATAGAAACTTactctgttttatgtttttgatgAAGGCCGATCTTCCATTAGTCAGATTCCAGGTTctaaaaagattaaaacaaaaatgtgtaacACCGTCACTTCTGATTAATGTCTGTTAAGTGAAACAGCTGCTAGAGCAGAGCTGTGGATTTTACCTGAGCGTCTTATCGGTCCCGACTGTCAGTGCGAGTTTCCCagacggatggacggacagcGACGTCACCTGAcctctgcagaaaaacaagaggatgAATAATTTGAGTCTTCCTGtgcatcacaacacaacacaacagcaatacacacacactttaaaaacatcacTTACTTGTGAGCGTGGATGGACTTCAGACACTCCCACTTCTTCgtgccccacacacacaggagcccatcctctcctccgctcAGCAGATGGGACGTCCCGTAGAACTCCAGGCAGGTGATGGAGCCTACGTGATGACAGGGGAGTGTGAGCCAGATGTTTTCAGACCACAACGTGGGGATTACAAGGGTGaagtctttaaaatgtctgctgctgtgtATCTACTGAGATCCAGCTGGGATTCTCACCGTCGTGATGCAGCAGGGCACCGTGCTCggtcttcttcttcatgtcgTACAGCTGGATGGTCTCATCTTTGCTTCCCGTCACGACAAACCTCTCACTGGCCGCCAGAGCCGATATGGACGCGGTGTGGGCGTGATGTGTGAAGTTCGCCTTGGCCGTCCACTCCTGCAGAAAGCAAACATCCAGAGGAAATAATGGGTTAGATGCTGAAACGAGGAGAAAGTGACTGAACGGTAGTTTTTATTGCTTcatgcatgaaaacacatcCCATCATCTGCCTGTAGAGAATCAAACTATTCATCATGGAGGTGaaaagctgagcagcagcatccaTCAACCTCAAGTGACCATTTCAGTTAGTTAAGAGCCAGAGAACAGGAAACACGTCGCagatcagtcacacaactgcacaacaacaactacacaattacacacaacaACGCAGCTTACCTCCTCGTCGGTTGTCACCCGGTAACCGAAGACGATCTGCTCGTAGCTCCCGGCGATGAGCTCCAGCACCGCtgccatgctgctgctgctcagttagcctgttagctcgCCTGTTAGCTTCCTTCAAACTTCAGCTGTTTCCAGGGTAACACGTGTCTCTCTGTTGCAGTGACAGTGCACACACGTCCCCCACGGACACACGCAGGAGAAACACTGTGGGTGTTTTTCACTGTAAACAAGCTGCTCGGTCACGATTGTCTGCGTCTTCACAAACTTTCACGTCCACAACAACGTGTGCCTCGGCTGCGCATGCGCACGTGTCACCTCGCTTCGTCTGGGAAGAGggttgttttcaaagtaaaagccgGAGTTGTACAAATTGAGGTGCTACAgtgtaaagtacattttttttatgtgataaCAACCATAACCCTCatctttacatttattttaaacacgTTTCTACGATATATATCGCTACAAAATAATTCTCACAATAAAAGCCCACCAAATCAGGCCTATTACAAATCTGGGAATATAGGAGAATAtatcttaaataaaaaatccaatCACCTGATTCTTTACAGAGCTTTTAAATTAATCTCATAGTTATAATTGGTTGCAGGACTTATGCTTAGTTGTCATCAGACAATTTGATTATTAAAAGACTATTAACAGTATTAACaaaatttaatatttacataaaaatgaatttgaCTGGATGGACTTAATAAATGTGTTACTTTTATACGAGAGTATCTTGAATATTCATGTCATAAAATGtgcatatatttaatattttactgttttatttaagAGCGTAGGAGGTTGTTTCACCTTTAGTGAAACTATCTTTTGTTTCAGCAGCGAAGGAAACCTTAGataagagggagagaagctCTCGAATGAGGACGAATGAGGACATGataaactgaataaactgaCCTTATTTTCATTGTAGACGAGATTCCTGCGGATTTGAACAAGTTTTCGTGGGACAAACCACACATGGCCAAGAGATCGTGGGTTTTCACAACTGGGCCCAGTTCTACCTGCAGGAGAAACTTGACCATGTGGACTGCAAAGGTTATAAAGCTCGACACAACAAAGATACagtaagaaaataatttaacaaaaaagcTAACAAATTAATTCTTCAATTAACAGAAGCCGTCAGCTGTCgatacacatttacacattcatgTTAATCTTTGACATAATCTTTTCTGCAGTATAATCTCAAATAcaagatatactgtatatactataTACTGTTTTATATAAAGCTTTCAATGTTTACAGCCTAGTTTGGACATTTCTACTGTGAGTCATCTTTTGCCCTGAGTTTGGTTTGTCAGGTACACCTCCTCACAGGAGGTGGAGTTTAGTGCTGAAACGAAACTGAGAGATACAGTTTTTTACCACAAGTCATTTACAAGAACAACAACTTGGCAGCACTGCCTTAGGGATCTGGTTCTATCACTTATTATTCAGATGACAGTTGACTGTAATAaacttagggttagggttatttgtAAGTATTAAATTTGATTGACGCCAAGTTGAACTTAGTTACTTTTACTCTTCTTAAATGATGGTTTGACGCCCaattcaataaaagaaaaaaagatatatatatacacacactcagttgatagtttttcttttggttgGCTTTAACTGTCCTGTAATAAATCCTAcattaataaaaagaataaagtccAGTTTATGTTGAAACTGTCTTGAGGGGTGTTGATTTAATTGCCTGATGATTTTGTAAGATCTAGTTTGTGGTGCAGTTGAATTGTGCTGTTGCTGTTTTTGCGCTTTACAGAAATATGTTTCCTTCCATCTCTCAGTGATAGAAATGAACATAATACAAGAACTCAACATTAGACTGCATCAGTTTTTGTCAGGTGTACCTAATAACCAGCTGAGCAGCTATAACACAACTGTGTGTAGAtattaaagttgtgttttccttcttcaCAAGTCCATTAATCACCTTGTCAATGTGAAAATAATGTCAGTCAAGGTCAAGGTACTTTTTTCTGCAGGACAAGCATATTTCTTTTTGGTACTTTATTTTTGCAGATGATACTTTTACGTATGATAgacagt
Above is a window of Hippoglossus hippoglossus isolate fHipHip1 chromosome 17, fHipHip1.pri, whole genome shotgun sequence DNA encoding:
- the pak1ip1 gene encoding p21-activated protein kinase-interacting protein 1-like isoform X1, which codes for MAAVLELIAGSYEQIVFGYRVTTDEEEWTAKANFTHHAHTASISALAASERFVVTGSKDETIQLYDMKKKTEHGALLHHDGSITCLEFYGTSHLLSGGEDGLLCVWGTKKWECLKSIHAHKGQVTSLSVHPSGKLALTVGTDKTLRTWNLTNGRSAFIKNIKQIAHIVRWSPDGDKYVVVVDDEVNIYDLETASVTGTITNPKRISSVKFLNNSLLAVAGDDEIVRLCELEKLKCVCEFKAHETRVKAVDSFMMEDYCVLVTASNDGLIKMWKLHLKEELEPPTLLVEVNTTARLTCLAVWKPSSVQPTAEEPAAAATTSKELAQELSKTKRVRIATEEVVLEDESKPKRKKKKGGGK
- the pak1ip1 gene encoding p21-activated protein kinase-interacting protein 1-like isoform X2, giving the protein MAAVLELIAGSYEQIVFGYRVTTDEEWTAKANFTHHAHTASISALAASERFVVTGSKDETIQLYDMKKKTEHGALLHHDGSITCLEFYGTSHLLSGGEDGLLCVWGTKKWECLKSIHAHKGQVTSLSVHPSGKLALTVGTDKTLRTWNLTNGRSAFIKNIKQIAHIVRWSPDGDKYVVVVDDEVNIYDLETASVTGTITNPKRISSVKFLNNSLLAVAGDDEIVRLCELEKLKCVCEFKAHETRVKAVDSFMMEDYCVLVTASNDGLIKMWKLHLKEELEPPTLLVEVNTTARLTCLAVWKPSSVQPTAEEPAAAATTSKELAQELSKTKRVRIATEEVVLEDESKPKRKKKKGGGK